From the Xyrauchen texanus isolate HMW12.3.18 chromosome 49, RBS_HiC_50CHRs, whole genome shotgun sequence genome, one window contains:
- the LOC127640108 gene encoding uncharacterized protein LOC127640108 produces the protein MTNIQSRKRFSDDNYKNWLKTAESLSILRSRIKNYVEKETETYHFSLRNKPALSGRICKDNCGSTKKKSNFCNVCNDWKKEILANHTTKQIHWGNCRQHLWPAEKWEVAKAYMSRGQTQHCKFAQFDVSAILNFMYSCKHFKGIPTKCLSNVLNVRNNVMHSPDMKISNEDMTKHLQKVLEFAKDLEPYAPELKDLGEEITQFNNILDKNFSHTTQNEVDGKLEDIQNVLEIQKVLDHEQEAMKEKIEDILLRFEGNQEKATKEEPQGMNNILEFLDQNKDLLENLGPQVTKLKEMQDKVDQHDQQITNLTVRVDQLEEVTHDPMCSDKPPRYKNHLLEFSRAKKWLDPTFIEGREAQGYRGQVEVNGHIFTGKQVWNSRKAAHQEVAQIALKQLQSEVEITNEPSSSSASSVSQTDMSSSSSLGITFFGKVIVDLNQEVESDGCYSTKEEANESAYKVLWKHLQGEMAPIQDPTYRSAIMEYFTKFGFHKPAEDFVPNADNTIICKLKLSGPFTFYDRDGSTKKKQAEHQAAKVALQHLSGILNCAPISDTEKNFKGILKERLEAHGFKNPIYETEQKDGSSEESVNSGISPDLSNSFITQATMKQDSEQESESISTPIQLSSHEQRVSDTVPMLLDPQDSSSPGSQSKMAQNDCPGITFFGKATVILDQEIVSAGCHSNEAEATESAYKVLWKHFRISAPIEGQTYRSAIMEYFNRFRFQKPAEDFVQNDDTTTCKLKLSGPFTFYDRDGSTKKKQAEHQAAKVALQHLSGILNCAPISDTEKNFKGILKERLEAHGLKNPIYETEQKDGSSEKSVNSGISPDLSNLSVTQATVKQNSELESESISTPIQLSPHQVSVGDTVPLLPDPEDSSSLGPHRKRARIDCPEIYELFNVFNLKPPHVKVEDIKCDQNFICTVGINFKNVSFTNKNGYDSKKEAIRKTYLLFGCAMAILDPSTDERKSSEQVKQHFSQKSLAFPQEDFEGSTKPFYCSLKNITYIVDYEGQGSSESEAKLHALQKALSSLSPLFDYPSLTGANTAEEVENQLSSMLKGAEQKDPIISQKDPLKKACIQLSFNNYTVKCTCKGSKRAARNHLSSRILGLLGVKTDPDNQSLRNSLDQWFIKKNLPQPVFEDTEEALGAKATFSVQLTCCGPAWEDNWERAMKKLLEELKLNRFQFLTD, from the exons ATGACCAACATACAATCTCGCAAGCGCTTCAGTGATGATAACTACAAAAACTGGTTAAAAACAGCCGAGAGTCTGTCCATACTGAGGAGCCGTATTAAGAACTACGTTGAAAAGGAAACCGAAACTTATCACTTCTCTCTTCGAAATAAACCTGCTCTCAGTGGACGGATCTGTAAGGACAATTGCGGCAGTACGAAAAAGAAG TCTAATTTTTGCAACGTGTGTAATGACTGGAAGAAGGAAATCTTGGCCAATCATACGACAAAGCAAATACACTGGGGTAACTGCCGACAACATCTATGGCCAGCAGAAAAATGGGAAGTTGCCAAG GCATATATGTCGCGTGGGCAAACGCAGCATTGCAAGTTTGCCCAGTTTGATGTCTCCGCCATCCTTAACTTTATGTATTCCTGCAAACATTTCAAGGGAATTCCAACAAAATGCCTGAGCAAT GTATTAAATGTGCGCAACAATGTTATGCACTCACCTGACATGAAAATAAGTAATGAGGACATGACCAAGCATCTTCAAAAGGTCTTGGAGTTTGCCAAGGACCTTGAACCTTATGCCCCAGAACTCAAAGACTTGGGAGAGGAGATAACACAG TTTAACAATATTTTGGACAAGAATTTCAGTCACACCACGCAGAATGAAGTGGATGGCAAACTGGAAGACATCCAGAACGTGTTAGAGATTCAGAAAGTCCTGGACCATGAGCAGGAAGCCATGAAGGAAAAGATTGAAGACATTCTCTTGCGGTTTGAGGGGAACCAAGAAAAAGCCACCAAA GAAGAACCACAGGGTATGAACAATATCCTGGAATTTCTGGACCAAAACAAAGACCTCCTGGAGAACTTAGGCCCTCAAGTCACCAAACTTAAAGAGATGCAGGACAAAGTAGATCAACATGACCAGCAGATCACTAACCTGACTGTCAGAGTGGACCAACTGGAGGAGGTGACACATG ATCCAATGTGTTCTGACAAACCACCAAGATACAAGAACCATCTTTTAGAATTTTCTCGTGCAAAGAAATGGCTAGATCCAACATTTATTGAGGGCCGGGAAGCTCAAG GTTACAGGGGTCAGGTGGAAGTGAATGGACACATTTTTACCGGCAAACAGGTGTGGAACAGCAGGAAGGCTGCCCATCAGGAGGTAGCACAGATTGCCCTCAAGCAACTGCAATCAGAGGTTGAAATCACAAATGAACCATCAAGCTCTTCAGCCTcatcagtcagtcagacagacatgtCCAGTTCATCTTCCTTGG GGATCACTTTCTTTGGTAAAGTGATTGTGGATCTTAATCAAGAAGTTGAGTCTGATGGATGCTATTCAACCAAAGAGGAAGCAAATGAATCGGCTTACAAGGTTCTATGGAAACATTTACAAGGTGAAATGGCCCCAATACAAG ACCCGACATACAGGTCAGCGATCATGGAATATTTCACAAAATTTGGTTTCCACAAACCAGCAGAGGACTTTGTTCCAAATGCTGACAACACAATTATCTGCAAGCTCAAGCTCAGCGGGCCATTTACTTTTTATGACAGAG ATGGCTCGACCAAGAAGAAGCAAGCAGAGCATCAGGCAGCTAAAGTTGCTCTGCAGCATTTGTCAGGGATCCTCAACTGTGCTCCAATATCAGATACTGAGAAGAACTTCAAAGGTATTCTGAAGGAGCGTCTAGAGGCCCATGGTTTTAAAAATCCCATATATGAAACAGAACAAAAAGATGGATCCAGCGAAGAGTCTGTGAACAGTGGCATCAGCCCAGACCTTTCAAACT catttatCACTCAGGCAACAATGAAACAGGATTCAGAGCAGGAGTCTGAAAGCATCTCCACACCAATTCAGCTCTCATCACACGAGCAGAGGGTCAGTGATACTGTCCCTATGCTGTTGGACCCTCAAGACTCCAGTTCTCCAGGCTCACAGAGTAAAATGGCCCAGAATGATTGTCCAG GGATCACTTTCTTTGGGAAAGCGACTGTGATTCTTGATCAAGAAATTGTGTCTGCTGGATGTCATTCAAATGAAGCGGAAGCAACTGAATCAGCTTATAAGGTTTTATGGAAGCATTTTCGCATCAGTGCTCCAATAGAAG GTCAGACATACAGATCAGCAATCATGGAATATTTTAACAGGTTTCGTTTTCAAAAACCAGCAGAGGACTTTGTTCAAAACGACGACACAACCACCTGCAAGCTCAAACTCAGTGGGCCATTTACTTTTTATGACAGAG atggCTCCACCAAGAAGAAGCAAGCAGAGCATCAGGCAGCTAAAGTTGCTCTGCAGCATTTGTCAGGGATCCTCAACTGTGCTCCAATATCAGATACTGAGAAGAACTTCAAAGGTATTCTGAAGGAGCGTCTAGAGGCCCATGGTTTAAAAAATCCCATATATGAAACAGAACAAAAAGATGGATCCAGCGAAAAGTCTGTGAACAGTGGCATCAGCCCAGACCTTTCAAACC tatctgTCACTCAGGCAACAGTGAAACAGAATTCAGAGCTGGAGTCTGAAAGCATCTCCACACCAATTCAGCTCTCACCACATCAGGTGTCAGTCGGTGATACTGTTCCTCTATTACCAGATCCTGAAGACTCAAGTTCTCTGGGCCCACACAGGAAAAGGGCCAGGATTGATTGCCCAG AAATCTATGAACTCTTTAATGTATTTAATCTGAAGCCACCACATGTGAAAGTGGAAGACATAAAGTGTGATCAGAATTTCATATGTACTGTGGGAATCAACTTTAAAAATGTTAGTTTTACTAACAAAAATGGCTATGACTCTAAAAAAGAAGCCATTCGAAAAACCTACCTGTTGTTCGGTTGTGCAATGGCAATTCTTGATCCTAGCACAG ATGAAAGGAAGTCCAGTGAGCAGGTGAAACAGCACTTTTCTCAGAAATCTCTTGCCTTTCCTCAGGAAGATTTTGAAGGCTCTACAAAGCCATTCTATTGCTCACTAAAGAACATAACTTACATTGTTGACTATGAGGGACAAG GGTCCTCAGAGAGTGAAGCGAAGTTACATGCTCTCCAGAAAGCTCTAAGCTCACTGTCACCTCTATTTGATTATCCTTCTCTAACTGGAGCTAATACTGCTGAAGAGGTGGAGAATCAGCTGAGCTCCATGCTGAAAGGGGCTGAGCAGAAAGACCCCATTATTTCCCAGAAAGACCCTTTGAAAAAAGCCTGCATCCAGCTATCTTTCAATAACTACACAGTGAAGTGCACATGCAAAGGCTCCAAGAGAGCAGCTCGTAATCATCTTAGTTCACGTATTCTGGGCCTGCTGGGGGTAAAGACAG ATCCAGATAATCAGTCTTTGAGAAACTCTTTAGATCAATGGTTTATAAAGAAGAATCTGCCACAACCAGTGTTTGAGGACACAGAAGAGGCACTTGGAGCAAAAGCCACTTTCTCTGTTCAGTTAACCTGCTGCGGTCCTG ccTGGGAAGACAATTGGGAAAGAGCAATGAAGAAGCTGCTTGAAGAGCTCAAGCTCAACAGATTTCAGTTTCTAACTgactaa